From Pirellulales bacterium, a single genomic window includes:
- a CDS encoding thiamine pyrophosphate-binding protein gives MTRLHSDISSGRYLEHKPVDQLSIGEFLIRRLQDYGIRDVFGIPGDYVLSFYSMLEHSPINLIGCCREDNAGFAADAYARVNGMGAVCVTYCVGGLSVANSIAGAYAEKSPVVLITGSPGMRERTNNPLLHHKVRDFRTQLEVFEKLCVAATEIVDPVTAFREIDRVLEAAARYKRPVYIEIPRDMVKVVPGVPYEFRRAEPTSDPDALAEAVAEATRFLNDCHKPVLLAGVEIHRFGLQDEVLNLAEGSQIPIVGTILGKSAVRETHPLYVGLYEGAMGREEVTQFVEESDCLLMLGAFLTDIDMGIYTANLDVSKCIFATSEELRIRHHHYHNVVLADFIRALAAQQPRPPQRPVPPRATGNGAKYAIRPQAQISITRLIARLNESLDANTIVISDVGDALFAATELTTHARTEFIGPAYYTSMGFAIPASLGTGVARPDMRTVVLVGDGAFQMTSNELSSIVRHSFDHIIIVLDNQGYGTERYLHPGEFNEIHPWRYSKITELFGGGTGYEVRTEGEFDEALTKAWADNSGMSLIHVHLAVDDCSPALMRLAEKLSKKV, from the coding sequence ATGACGAGACTACACAGCGACATATCGTCGGGCCGTTACTTGGAGCATAAGCCTGTCGATCAACTCTCGATTGGCGAGTTTCTGATTCGTCGGCTCCAGGACTACGGCATCCGCGACGTTTTCGGCATACCCGGCGACTACGTGCTCTCGTTCTACTCGATGCTTGAGCATAGTCCGATCAATCTCATCGGCTGCTGCCGCGAGGACAACGCCGGCTTTGCAGCCGATGCCTACGCCCGCGTTAATGGCATGGGGGCCGTGTGCGTCACGTATTGCGTGGGGGGGCTGAGCGTGGCCAACAGCATTGCCGGTGCTTATGCGGAAAAATCGCCCGTGGTGCTGATCACGGGCTCGCCCGGCATGCGCGAGCGGACGAACAATCCGCTGTTGCACCACAAGGTGCGCGATTTTCGCACGCAGCTGGAAGTGTTCGAAAAGTTGTGCGTGGCGGCGACCGAGATCGTGGATCCGGTCACGGCCTTTCGTGAAATCGATCGCGTGCTCGAGGCGGCCGCCCGCTATAAGCGGCCGGTGTATATCGAGATTCCGCGCGATATGGTCAAGGTTGTGCCGGGGGTGCCTTACGAGTTTCGCCGGGCCGAACCGACGAGCGACCCCGACGCCCTGGCCGAGGCCGTAGCCGAGGCGACGCGCTTTCTCAACGACTGCCACAAGCCCGTGCTGTTGGCCGGTGTCGAGATTCATCGGTTTGGCTTGCAGGACGAGGTGCTAAACCTGGCCGAAGGATCCCAGATACCGATCGTCGGCACGATCCTGGGAAAAAGCGCCGTGCGGGAAACGCACCCACTTTATGTCGGTCTCTATGAAGGGGCGATGGGACGCGAGGAAGTCACGCAATTCGTCGAAGAGAGCGATTGCCTGCTGATGCTGGGTGCGTTTCTCACTGACATCGACATGGGAATCTACACGGCGAACCTGGACGTCTCGAAGTGCATTTTCGCCACCAGCGAGGAACTGCGCATCCGTCATCATCACTACCACAACGTAGTGCTGGCCGATTTCATTCGTGCGCTTGCCGCCCAACAGCCGAGGCCGCCGCAACGACCGGTCCCCCCCCGCGCGACTGGCAACGGCGCCAAATATGCGATCCGCCCACAGGCTCAGATCTCGATCACACGCTTGATTGCGCGGCTGAACGAATCGCTCGACGCCAACACGATCGTGATCTCGGACGTAGGGGACGCGCTGTTTGCCGCGACCGAGCTGACGACGCACGCGCGCACCGAATTCATCGGACCAGCCTATTACACCTCGATGGGCTTCGCGATTCCTGCATCGCTGGGCACAGGCGTGGCTCGGCCCGACATGCGTACCGTGGTGTTGGTCGGCGACGGGGCCTTTCAAATGACCTCGAACGAGCTATCGAGCATCGTACGACATAGCTTCGATCACATCATCATCGTGCTCGATAACCAAGGCTATGGCACTGAGCGTTATCTGCATCCGGGCGAGTTCAACGAGATTCACCCCTGGCGCTATTCCAAGATCACCGAGCTATTTGGCGGCGGCACCGGATACGAAGTGCGCACCGAAGGGGAATTTGACGAAGCGTTGACCAAAGCGTGGGCCGACAATAGCGGCATGAGCCTGATCCATGTCCACTTGGCCGTTGATGACTGCAGCCCGGCGCTAATGCGATTGGCCGAGAAGCTGAGCAAAAAGGTTTAA